The Lonsdalea populi genome window below encodes:
- a CDS encoding LysR family transcriptional regulator → MLTLRQIRYFVATAEMGQISQAAIHLNISQSGVTSAIQELESLLGKPLFRRSVRGMTLTETGSHFLHHAYSILRSVDDALHVPSTDDQICGQLNLAASYTVMGYFLPYHLQRLSSAFPHLNINLYERERIDIERGLLDGTLDIALVLTANLTLPGITSETLFNSERRLWLPSRHPLCDKPHLTLADVAKAPFIMLTVDEADHSAMRYWEESAQRPRVMLRTSSVEAVRSMVADGLGVAILSDLVYRPWSLEGKRIETRGLTDNLHPMNVGLAWRKDAIFTPSMNAFRLWFRSAFLTPQMNFNRR, encoded by the coding sequence ATGTTGACACTACGCCAGATTCGATATTTTGTCGCCACGGCGGAAATGGGGCAGATATCGCAGGCCGCCATTCACCTTAATATCTCGCAATCGGGCGTCACTAGCGCCATTCAGGAGTTGGAAAGCTTATTGGGGAAACCACTGTTTCGGCGTTCGGTGCGGGGCATGACGTTGACGGAAACCGGTAGCCACTTCCTGCACCATGCCTACTCGATTCTGCGCAGCGTGGACGATGCGTTGCATGTTCCTTCAACGGACGACCAGATCTGCGGCCAGCTCAATCTGGCCGCTTCCTACACGGTGATGGGCTATTTTCTCCCCTACCATTTGCAGCGGCTCTCTTCCGCCTTTCCGCACCTCAACATTAATCTCTATGAACGGGAGCGTATCGACATCGAACGGGGGCTGCTGGATGGAACGCTGGATATCGCGCTGGTGTTGACCGCTAACCTGACGCTGCCGGGCATTACCTCGGAGACGCTGTTTAACTCCGAGCGTCGTCTCTGGCTGCCCAGTCGCCACCCGCTGTGCGACAAGCCGCATCTCACGCTGGCGGACGTCGCCAAAGCGCCGTTTATCATGCTGACCGTGGACGAAGCCGACCATAGTGCGATGCGCTACTGGGAAGAGAGCGCACAGCGTCCCCGCGTGATGCTGCGGACCAGTTCCGTCGAGGCCGTGCGCAGCATGGTGGCCGACGGGCTCGGCGTCGCCATCCTGTCCGATCTGGTTTACCGCCCCTGGTCGCTGGAAGGGAAAAGAATTGAAACCCGCGGCCTGACCGACAATCTGCACCCCATGAATGTCGGACTGGCGTGGCGCAAGGACGCGATTTTCACCCCGTCGATGAATGCCTTCAGACTGTGGTTCCGCAGCGCCTTTCTAACGCCGCAGATGAACTTCAACCGCCGCTAA
- a CDS encoding thiamine pyrophosphate-binding protein, with product MELESQRTVAEILVRYLENIGVDIAFGVSGAYIAPVWKALSESSIRTIHCRHETGATFCASEYSLYHHKPAAVFTTAGPGITNTLTAMRTAKLDGAKVILIAPITTPQSHGLWGLQQTTVEDVNALQGDGISGYFDNVVCIDEHEKISEAIDAINRFKVSQGHVLGIFILPHIQKSEVTYKEYDNTEYTPSPIAREDDDALAAQQQEIAEVLAAGDAIIWNGFGCLHASEVLTQLAIETQTAVMSTPRGKGIFPEKHPLYIGTTGLGCDEPALLSAIHHPSLKSLIILGTRLGESSAYYLQNKIKGIKVYYVSLENPDIRNNLPPATEIIHAEISAFLQGVYEKIKTLPHAHQSPFVQTSELSHPRVPVKINDGVVNPEDVMAVIQKVAIDEFDCLVAADAGNSHVWTNRYLQFQKPNRYRVNSALGTMGHYACGIVGLAMTGKVTVGIIGDGSMLMNNEISTAVHHQAPAIWVVLNDGSYNMCRQGLSSVGYPALDCTIPQVDFVLFARALGANGVLVTSRGELETALRDAITQAVPTIVDIRIDRNVLPPVAGRNNTVKSL from the coding sequence ATGGAATTGGAATCACAACGGACAGTGGCTGAAATCCTTGTCAGATACTTAGAGAATATCGGGGTGGATATCGCCTTTGGCGTTTCAGGTGCCTATATTGCCCCTGTATGGAAGGCGCTGTCAGAATCGTCTATCAGAACTATTCATTGCAGACATGAGACCGGCGCGACTTTTTGTGCTTCTGAATACAGCCTGTACCATCACAAGCCTGCCGCCGTATTTACCACGGCAGGCCCCGGTATTACCAACACCCTAACGGCAATGCGCACGGCAAAGCTGGATGGCGCTAAAGTGATATTGATTGCGCCCATTACCACGCCACAGAGTCATGGGTTATGGGGGTTGCAACAAACCACGGTGGAGGACGTCAATGCCCTGCAAGGAGACGGCATATCGGGGTATTTCGATAACGTCGTTTGTATCGATGAACACGAAAAGATAAGTGAAGCAATTGACGCCATCAATCGTTTTAAAGTTTCGCAGGGCCACGTGCTAGGAATATTTATTCTTCCCCATATTCAGAAGTCAGAAGTCACATATAAAGAATATGATAATACAGAATATACTCCCTCACCGATAGCCCGGGAAGACGACGACGCTCTGGCCGCCCAGCAGCAAGAAATAGCGGAAGTGCTTGCTGCGGGTGATGCCATAATTTGGAATGGCTTTGGTTGTCTCCACGCATCCGAAGTATTAACGCAACTCGCCATAGAAACACAGACGGCGGTTATGTCTACGCCGCGAGGGAAAGGTATTTTTCCTGAGAAGCATCCGTTATATATAGGGACTACCGGTCTGGGCTGCGATGAACCGGCGCTTCTTTCTGCCATCCATCACCCCTCATTAAAATCATTGATTATTCTGGGAACGCGATTAGGGGAGTCCAGTGCGTATTACCTTCAAAATAAGATAAAAGGAATTAAGGTCTATTATGTCAGTCTGGAAAATCCGGATATCAGAAATAACCTTCCTCCGGCAACCGAAATTATTCATGCTGAGATATCAGCGTTTCTGCAGGGAGTCTACGAGAAAATAAAAACGCTGCCTCATGCTCACCAGTCTCCTTTTGTACAAACGTCCGAATTGTCTCATCCTCGGGTCCCGGTCAAGATCAACGATGGCGTGGTCAATCCAGAGGATGTGATGGCCGTCATTCAAAAGGTGGCGATCGATGAATTCGACTGTCTGGTGGCTGCCGATGCCGGAAACTCGCACGTATGGACAAACCGTTATTTGCAGTTTCAAAAGCCGAATCGCTATCGGGTCAATTCAGCGTTGGGCACCATGGGGCATTATGCCTGCGGGATTGTCGGACTGGCGATGACGGGTAAAGTCACCGTCGGCATCATTGGCGATGGTTCCATGCTGATGAATAACGAAATCAGTACTGCGGTCCATCACCAAGCCCCGGCTATTTGGGTGGTATTGAATGATGGCAGCTATAACATGTGCAGGCAGGGATTGAGCTCGGTCGGTTATCCGGCGCTGGATTGTACAATTCCGCAGGTGGATTTTGTTTTGTTCGCTCGTGCGTTGGGCGCTAACGGGGTTCTCGTCACGAGTCGTGGCGAGCTGGAAACCGCACTACGTGACGCGATAACACAAGCCGTTCCCACGATCGTTGACATCCGGATTGATCGGAACGTGCTGCCGCCGGTAGCGGGGCGAAACAACACCGTTAAATCGCTTTAA